A window from uncultured Desulfobacter sp. encodes these proteins:
- the dnaG gene encoding DNA primase — MMIPEEKIAEIIAASDIFDVVSEAVILKKSGRNFFGLCPFHSEKTPSFSVNPDKQIFHCFGCGVGGNVLSFIMKYHGISFPEAAKMLARKYNIVIETRKMSPEQRKAVHVREALFRLNTKVMQAYTSFLDDPLKGNAARQYLERRGTSRQIIEQFQLGFSPDAWDAIVAVLKRERVARGVAISSGLVLEKKQKNGFYDRFRNRLMFPIFDINMQVAGFGGRVMDDSMPKYMNSPETPVYNKSRILYGLHAAKQECRRLGQVFIVEGYFDFLSLYQHGIQNCVASLGTALTREHVRILKGYATTMTLVFDSDEAGIKAAKRSIDIFVQEGIDTRILVLPENNDPDSYVMAHGRDAFLDLADTAKTVMQFLLQLALDTHGTSVEGRIKVLDEMKQHLAMIQDYAVRSIYVRELAETLNIDEKAVLEKVKEAYEKHVNSQARGPLIPEKDDVSKSVRESDPREKQILSMMLHWPELIGVAVEKKVLRAFYSKRLERLGCLIIDSKVDGQNIVGAVMARVEADEDRQLIASMAMEDYTGVQDPLQTFAVLINRVVKIKNKTDRKIVSELTKAKAGCDVDVIELLKLKQQQIRQLHNS; from the coding sequence ATGATGATCCCTGAAGAAAAAATTGCAGAAATTATAGCTGCCTCGGATATATTTGATGTTGTGTCCGAGGCGGTTATTCTAAAAAAATCAGGTAGAAACTTTTTTGGTCTGTGCCCCTTTCACTCTGAAAAAACGCCTTCTTTTTCCGTTAATCCCGATAAACAGATTTTTCATTGCTTTGGATGCGGTGTCGGTGGGAATGTTCTGTCGTTTATCATGAAATATCACGGAATTTCCTTTCCCGAAGCGGCAAAGATGCTGGCCAGAAAATACAATATCGTCATAGAGACCCGGAAAATGAGCCCGGAACAGCGCAAGGCCGTCCATGTCCGGGAAGCGCTTTTCCGACTGAATACAAAGGTGATGCAGGCATACACCTCCTTTTTAGATGACCCATTGAAGGGCAATGCAGCAAGACAATACCTTGAACGAAGGGGAACCAGTCGGCAGATTATTGAACAGTTTCAGCTCGGGTTTTCCCCTGATGCCTGGGATGCCATTGTCGCTGTTTTAAAACGAGAGAGAGTTGCCAGAGGGGTTGCGATCAGTTCCGGATTGGTGCTGGAAAAAAAACAGAAAAACGGGTTTTACGACAGATTCAGAAATAGGCTGATGTTCCCTATTTTTGATATCAACATGCAGGTGGCCGGTTTCGGTGGGCGGGTGATGGACGACAGCATGCCCAAATACATGAACTCTCCTGAAACACCTGTGTACAATAAAAGCCGGATCCTTTACGGACTGCACGCTGCAAAACAGGAGTGCCGCAGGCTGGGTCAGGTGTTTATTGTGGAAGGTTACTTCGATTTTCTTTCTCTTTACCAGCATGGAATTCAAAATTGTGTAGCAAGCCTTGGTACGGCCTTGACCCGCGAGCATGTCAGGATACTTAAAGGGTATGCAACGACCATGACCCTGGTATTTGATTCGGATGAAGCCGGTATAAAGGCAGCCAAAAGAAGCATTGATATTTTTGTTCAAGAGGGGATTGATACCCGGATTCTGGTGCTTCCGGAAAATAATGATCCCGACTCGTACGTCATGGCCCATGGCCGGGATGCCTTCCTTGACCTTGCAGACACTGCCAAGACTGTGATGCAGTTTTTGCTTCAGTTGGCTTTGGATACCCACGGCACTTCCGTTGAGGGTCGAATCAAAGTGCTGGACGAAATGAAGCAGCATCTGGCTATGATTCAGGATTATGCGGTTCGGTCAATCTATGTTCGCGAGCTTGCTGAAACACTTAATATTGATGAAAAGGCTGTTCTTGAAAAAGTAAAAGAAGCCTATGAAAAGCATGTAAACAGTCAGGCCCGGGGTCCTTTGATCCCTGAAAAGGATGATGTATCCAAAAGCGTTCGGGAATCTGACCCCCGGGAAAAGCAGATTCTTTCTATGATGCTTCATTGGCCTGAACTGATTGGTGTCGCCGTGGAAAAAAAAGTGCTCCGCGCTTTTTATTCAAAGCGGCTTGAGCGTCTTGGCTGTTTGATCATTGACAGCAAGGTGGATGGGCAAAATATTGTGGGGGCGGTCATGGCCAGGGTTGAAGCCGATGAAGACCGGCAATTGATTGCATCCATGGCTATGGAAGATTATACCGGGGTTCAGGATCCTTTGCAGACGTTTGCAGTTCTGATTAACCGGGTCGTAAAAATAAAAAATAAAACAGACAGAAAAATAGTCAGTGAATTAACAAAAG
- the hisB gene encoding imidazoleglycerol-phosphate dehydratase HisB — MSRQSEVSRQTKETRINIRLDLDGRGNAEINTGIPFFDHMLTAFTVHGFFDLRISATGDLDVDFHHTVEDTGLVLGQAIQQALSEKGGIHRFGDASVPMDESLSRVTIDLSNRPYLVYNIPSDLKSRGAFDAYLAKEFFQAVCVKGGFNLHINTLYGENEHHALESIFKAFGRSLHTATRPISQVSGALSTKGCL, encoded by the coding sequence ATGAGTCGACAATCTGAAGTGTCAAGGCAGACTAAGGAAACCCGGATCAATATCCGGCTGGATCTGGATGGACGGGGAAATGCTGAGATCAACACAGGAATCCCTTTTTTTGATCACATGCTTACAGCGTTTACAGTACACGGTTTTTTTGATCTTCGAATTTCAGCAACAGGCGATCTTGATGTAGATTTCCATCATACCGTAGAGGATACAGGCCTTGTCCTTGGCCAAGCAATACAGCAGGCATTATCTGAAAAAGGGGGTATCCATCGGTTTGGAGATGCAAGTGTCCCCATGGATGAATCCTTGTCCAGGGTGACCATTGATTTGTCCAACCGGCCTTATCTTGTTTACAATATCCCCAGCGATTTGAAATCCCGGGGGGCTTTTGATGCGTATCTTGCCAAGGAGTTCTTCCAGGCAGTCTGTGTCAAAGGCGGATTTAATCTGCACATTAATACATTGTACGGTGAGAATGAACACCACGCCCTTGAGTCCATCTTCAAGGCGTTTGGGCGATCGTTGCACACTGCAACCCGGCCGATTTCCCAGGTATCGGGCGCTTTGTCCACCAAGGGCTGTTTATAG
- a CDS encoding putative metalloprotease CJM1_0395 family protein, with amino-acid sequence MDIQTAGINSFHIYQSAREQGFGTISVPPSEYRIQEAQTDQTPPLPEDENRSDSESGIQKDEAVKEEEQSSQPDAESNLSPDEKLLLEKLKKADADVRAHEMAHIAAGGEFITSGATFSYQKGPDGQNYAVGGEVRIDTSAEPGDPEATLQKMRRVRAAALAPAHPSSQDLKVASNSASQAAKAMAEITQLVADEQAGQMDTAVSGYTRRKVSDTYTKTRNMTGQDPQNSFHIAV; translated from the coding sequence ATGGACATCCAGACTGCAGGAATAAACAGTTTCCATATATATCAGTCAGCTCGAGAACAAGGATTTGGCACGATATCTGTGCCCCCCAGCGAGTACCGGATACAGGAGGCCCAGACAGACCAGACACCCCCCCTGCCCGAAGATGAAAATCGATCGGATTCAGAGTCCGGCATCCAGAAAGATGAAGCGGTCAAGGAAGAAGAACAGTCGTCACAACCCGATGCCGAGTCAAATCTGAGCCCGGATGAAAAGCTTCTACTTGAAAAACTAAAAAAAGCCGACGCTGACGTCAGGGCGCATGAAATGGCCCATATTGCTGCCGGTGGTGAATTTATTACGTCCGGCGCAACGTTTTCCTATCAAAAAGGCCCGGACGGACAAAACTATGCGGTGGGCGGTGAAGTCCGTATCGACACATCTGCCGAGCCTGGAGATCCCGAAGCGACATTACAGAAAATGCGGCGGGTTCGTGCCGCAGCCTTAGCTCCTGCCCATCCATCCTCCCAGGATTTAAAAGTTGCATCCAACTCGGCATCCCAGGCGGCCAAAGCCATGGCGGAAATTACACAGCTTGTGGCAGATGAACAGGCCGGCCAAATGGATACAGCAGTATCCGGCTATACCCGCCGGAAGGTTTCCGACACCTACACCAAAACACGCAATATGACCGGCCAAGACCCCCAAAATTCATTCCACATTGCGGTGTGA